Proteins encoded by one window of Labrus bergylta chromosome 2, fLabBer1.1, whole genome shotgun sequence:
- the LOC110004487 gene encoding SH2 domain-containing protein 3C-like — MNKRKLSFKWFGSLTNLSTRRLSEKSNIKATPEHHGKVSGAKSTVREQSVDDMESSPLSPSYARSNQMYTHVGTVPRSQRQKKSSKGLNEKMKKEEEEEEEGEEGEGGSQWKAGEHVRDSPLLSALSSLSLTSLDRPQTGSGSSRPLPAKPTPSWASPLTSAPETCLPDSSSDPVKSHEAPSSIQDLLETGKPAREFLNMAASGHRVVSPQDLYVPMDPIAESARSHVVEQTERQRGVTGKQEATQTGISSQEVKKVDSLQDVTESSGEYVKFSKDKFWLEPPTETLRKQLEEELKLSGSNLKSHAWYHGPIPWEVSESLVGNHGDFLIRDSQSSQGDFVLTSHWEQKTLHLLVRRAVLQSSETYTRIQFSLETEAFDSLPALVHFYVGSRAALTRWSGAQIHRPVNRTLPLSYLETAFCTAVSTPSGHTGQQNTEQRVCPKSPSSLHHQGADVNRVLDDRSVMTAGDSSLSSPYNSEFKTKTSLCFYDARFFMLAQEN; from the exons GTTTCAAATGGTTCGGGAGCCTCACCAACCTTTCAACCCGCCGCCTGTCAGAGAAGTCCAACATCAAGGCGACCCCAGAGCATCATGGGAAAGTCAGCGGTGCCAAGTCAACAGTGAGGGAGCAGTCTGTGGACGACATGGAGTCCAGCCCCCTCAGCCCCAGCTACGCCCGCTCAAACCAAATGTACACACACGTGGGCACGGTGCCCCGCAGCCAGCGGCAGAAGAAGAGCAGCAAGGGGCTGAAtgagaagatgaagaaagaagaggaggaggaggaggagggggaggagggggagggggggagtcagTGGAAGGCGGGGGAACATGTCCGGGACTCTCCTCTGCTCAGTGCTCTCTCCAGCCTCAGCCTGACCAGCCTGGACCGACCACAAACGGGGTCTGGATCCAGCCGACCGCTACCCGCAAAACCGACCCCCAGCTGGGCTTCACCTTTGACCTCTGCACCTGAGACCTGCCTGCCTGATTCTTCTTCAGACCCCGTTAAGAGCCATGAGGCACCATCGAGTATTCAGGATCTATTAGAAACTGGAAAACCTGCAAGAGAGTTTCTGAACATGGCAGCCAGCGGCCACAGAGTGGTCTCACCTCAGGATCTGTACGTACCGATGGACCCGATCGCTGAATCAGCTCGCAGCCACGTGGTCGAGCAGACGGAGAGACAGCGCGGCGTCACGGGGAAACAGGAAGCTACGCAGACTGGGATCAGCTCGCAGGAAGTTAAAAAAGTCGACAG tctgcaGGACGTGACGGAGAGCAGCGGAGAATATGTGAAG TTCTCCAAAGACAAGTTCTGGTTGGAGCCGCCGACGGAGACGCTGAggaagcagctggaggaggagctgaagctGAGCGGCAGCAACCTGAAGAGCCACGCCTGGTACCACGGACCAATCCCCTGGGAG GTGTCAGAGAGCCTGGTCGGTAACCATGGCGACTTCCTCATCAGAGACTCCCAGTCCAGTCAGGGCGACTTCGTCCTCACCAGCCACTGGGAGCAGAAGACTCTTCACCTCCTGGTCAGGCGGGCGGTGCTTCAGTCCAGTGAGACGTACACGAGGATCCAGTTCAGCCTGGAGACCGAGGCCTTCGACTCTCTGCCCGCTCTTGTGCACTTCTACGTGGGCAGCCGGGCCGCCCTGACCCGGTGGAGCGGGGCTCAGATCCACCGGCCCGTCAACAGGACGCTACCACTCAGCTACCTGGAGACGGCTTTCTGTACAGCCGTCAGCACGCCGTCCGGCCACACGGGGCAGCagaacacagagcagagagtctGTCCCAAAAG tccttcctctctccaccaccagggggcagacGTTAACAGGGTGCTGGACGACCGGTCTGTGATGACTGCAGGAgattcttctctctcctctccgtaCAACAGTGAGTTCAAAACTAAGacctctctttgtttttatgatgCAAGGTTCTTTATGTTAGCACAGGAAAATTAA